In Actinoplanes derwentensis, the following proteins share a genomic window:
- a CDS encoding FdhF/YdeP family oxidoreductase, translating into MTSFEEEDARLSVGPPADHAAGLQAVRLSLTNAVRKMGVRKTVRNLRALNQHDGVDCMSCAWPDPQGHRHTAEFCENGAKAVSWEGQRDTVGPEFFARHSIADLAGQTDHWLEKQGRLTHPMVRRDGGTHYEPISWDDAFALAGSHLRGLDSPHQAAFYTSGRASNEAAFVYQLLARALGTNNLPDCSNLCHESTGSALMRTIGVGKGSVTLEDLQQADLIVVSGQNPGTNHPRMLTALEIAKRDGAKILAINPLSEAGLTRFDNPQQVRGLTGHGTVLADRLLRIRFNGDLALWQAIGHLLLERGVADKDFIGTSTVGFEAWAEHVSRVDRDQVLAATGLEWAEIEAAADMLASAQRVVHCWAMGITQHRNAVATIKEFVNVALLQGMIGKPGAGLCPVRGHSNVQGDRSMGIWEKPPAIFLDRLRDEFGFEPPREHGHDAVDTVKAFRDGHASVFVALGGNFVAAMPDTEVTAASMRGAALTVQISTKLNRSHVEAGHTALILPTLGRTEEDLTGGRVQRITVEDSMSAVHASRGRSTPAGPLLRSEVDIVCGIAAATFGDRHDIPWDGFAADYDQIRERIGRVVPGCDDYPAKIRDGGFTMPHPPRDSRTFPTLEGKAVFTVSPLQVMTIPPGRLILQSLRSHDQFNTTIYGLDDRYRGIKQGRRVVFISAADLADLGFDDGDIVNLVSEWDDGVERRADRFRLVTYDTPKGCVAAYYPETNPLVPLDSQAEESGTPTSKWVQIRLERTA; encoded by the coding sequence ATGACATCTTTCGAAGAGGAAGACGCCCGCCTGTCGGTGGGACCTCCGGCCGACCACGCGGCCGGGCTGCAGGCGGTGCGGCTCAGCCTCACCAACGCGGTGCGGAAGATGGGCGTCCGCAAGACCGTCCGCAACCTGCGTGCCCTCAACCAGCACGACGGCGTCGACTGCATGAGCTGCGCCTGGCCCGACCCGCAGGGGCATCGGCACACCGCCGAGTTCTGTGAGAACGGTGCGAAAGCGGTCTCCTGGGAGGGCCAGCGTGACACCGTCGGCCCGGAGTTCTTCGCCCGGCACTCGATCGCCGACCTGGCCGGGCAGACCGACCACTGGCTGGAGAAGCAGGGCCGGCTGACGCATCCGATGGTGCGGCGCGACGGCGGCACCCACTACGAGCCGATCTCCTGGGACGATGCGTTCGCCCTGGCCGGCTCGCATCTGCGTGGCCTGGACAGCCCGCACCAGGCGGCCTTCTACACGTCCGGGCGGGCCAGCAACGAGGCGGCGTTCGTCTATCAGCTGCTGGCCCGGGCGCTCGGCACCAACAACCTGCCGGACTGTTCGAACCTGTGCCACGAGTCGACCGGTTCGGCCCTGATGCGCACGATCGGTGTCGGCAAGGGCTCGGTCACCCTGGAGGACCTGCAGCAGGCCGACCTGATCGTGGTCTCCGGGCAGAACCCGGGCACCAACCACCCGCGCATGCTCACCGCCCTGGAGATCGCGAAACGCGACGGCGCGAAGATCCTGGCGATCAACCCCCTCTCCGAGGCCGGGCTGACCCGGTTCGACAACCCGCAGCAAGTGCGGGGCCTGACCGGGCACGGCACCGTGCTCGCCGACCGGCTGCTGCGTATCCGTTTCAACGGCGACCTGGCCCTCTGGCAGGCGATCGGCCACCTGTTGCTGGAGCGGGGCGTTGCCGACAAGGACTTCATCGGTACGTCCACCGTCGGCTTCGAGGCGTGGGCCGAGCACGTGTCCCGCGTCGACCGGGACCAGGTGCTGGCGGCGACCGGCCTGGAATGGGCCGAGATCGAGGCGGCCGCCGACATGCTGGCGTCCGCGCAACGGGTCGTGCACTGCTGGGCGATGGGCATCACCCAGCACCGCAACGCGGTCGCCACGATCAAGGAGTTCGTCAACGTCGCCCTGCTCCAGGGCATGATCGGCAAGCCGGGCGCGGGTCTCTGCCCGGTTCGCGGGCACTCCAACGTGCAGGGCGACCGGAGCATGGGGATCTGGGAGAAACCGCCGGCGATCTTCCTGGACCGCCTGCGTGACGAGTTCGGTTTCGAGCCGCCGCGCGAGCACGGCCACGACGCCGTCGACACGGTCAAGGCGTTCCGGGACGGCCACGCGAGTGTGTTCGTCGCGCTCGGCGGCAACTTCGTGGCCGCGATGCCGGACACCGAGGTGACCGCGGCGTCGATGCGGGGCGCGGCGCTGACCGTGCAGATCTCCACGAAACTCAACCGCAGTCACGTCGAGGCCGGGCACACCGCGCTGATCCTGCCCACGCTGGGCCGGACCGAGGAGGATCTGACCGGCGGCCGGGTGCAGCGGATCACCGTGGAGGACTCGATGTCGGCGGTGCACGCCTCCCGCGGCCGGTCCACCCCGGCGGGGCCGCTGCTGCGCTCGGAGGTGGACATCGTCTGCGGGATCGCGGCGGCCACGTTCGGTGACCGGCACGACATCCCGTGGGACGGTTTCGCCGCTGACTACGACCAGATCCGGGAGCGGATCGGCCGGGTCGTGCCGGGGTGCGACGACTATCCGGCGAAGATCCGGGACGGCGGGTTCACCATGCCGCACCCGCCGCGCGACTCACGGACCTTCCCGACGCTGGAGGGCAAGGCGGTCTTCACGGTCAGCCCGCTGCAGGTGATGACGATCCCGCCGGGGCGGCTGATCCTGCAGAGTCTGCGTAGCCACGACCAGTTCAACACCACGATCTACGGGCTCGACGACCGGTATCGGGGCATCAAACAGGGCCGCCGGGTCGTCTTCATCAGCGCGGCCGACCTGGCCGACCTGGGCTTCGACGACGGTGACATCGTCAACCTGGTCTCCGAGTGGGACGACGGGGTCGAGCGCCGGGCCGACAGGTTCCGGCTGGTCACCTACGAC
- a CDS encoding SDR family NAD(P)-dependent oxidoreductase: MTNSRPLTAASTIGEWLDHPEGGPALGGLLAAGGTDPAALAPIRGLPLQQMVELSQGTMPQSVVDDLVLRVNGGVAPEEDTEGGAWRERITPGRFDGKTVIVTGAASGIGRATAARIVREGGRVIGVDITDGKLKETEAALGAAFTAVAADITKADDIDRIVAAAGDRIDGLANVAGVVDDFSPVHETSDAIWAKLFAVNVDGVFRLTRAVVPVMLAAGRGSIVNIASEAALRGNAAGVAYTASKHAVIGITKNTAFMYGHQGIRTNAVAPGGVATGMVPVSQSEFGRSRTGPFLQLIPGVALAEHLAASITFLLSDDGVNLNGVVLPSDGGWSVQ, encoded by the coding sequence ATGACGAACTCCAGGCCGCTGACCGCCGCCAGCACCATCGGTGAATGGCTCGACCACCCGGAGGGCGGACCGGCCCTGGGCGGACTGCTCGCCGCCGGCGGCACGGACCCGGCGGCGCTCGCCCCGATCCGCGGCCTGCCGCTGCAGCAGATGGTCGAGCTGAGCCAGGGCACCATGCCGCAATCCGTCGTCGACGACCTGGTCCTGCGGGTCAACGGCGGAGTGGCACCCGAGGAGGACACCGAGGGCGGCGCCTGGCGGGAGCGGATCACACCGGGCCGGTTCGACGGCAAGACCGTGATCGTCACCGGCGCGGCCTCCGGCATCGGCCGGGCCACCGCCGCCCGCATCGTCCGCGAGGGCGGCCGGGTCATCGGTGTCGACATCACCGACGGCAAGCTCAAGGAGACCGAGGCCGCCCTGGGCGCGGCGTTCACGGCGGTGGCCGCCGACATCACCAAGGCCGACGACATCGACCGGATCGTGGCCGCCGCCGGTGACCGGATCGACGGGCTGGCCAACGTCGCCGGCGTGGTCGACGACTTCAGCCCGGTGCACGAGACCTCCGACGCGATCTGGGCGAAGCTGTTCGCGGTCAACGTCGACGGTGTCTTCCGGCTGACCCGCGCGGTCGTCCCGGTGATGCTGGCCGCCGGGCGCGGCTCGATCGTCAACATCGCCTCCGAGGCGGCGCTGCGCGGCAACGCGGCCGGGGTCGCCTACACCGCCTCCAAACACGCGGTCATCGGCATCACCAAGAACACCGCTTTCATGTACGGGCACCAGGGCATCCGGACCAACGCGGTCGCGCCCGGCGGGGTCGCCACCGGCATGGTCCCGGTCAGCCAGTCCGAGTTCGGCCGCTCCCGCACCGGCCCGTTCCTGCAGCTCATCCCGGGAGTGGCACTGGCCGAGCACCTGGCCGCGTCGATCACCTTCCTGCTCAGTGACGACGGGGTGAACCTCAACGGGGTGGTGCTGCCGTCCGACGGTGGCTGGTCGGTTCAGTAA
- a CDS encoding TetR/AcrR family transcriptional regulator produces the protein MARRTGEATREEIRAAASRLFRERGFARTSVRDIAAQAVTNPALVIRYFGTKELLFLDTMRFTIDDEPLLDVPLEEFGERFVEVLLADDDIRGVYLALLRGSNEPEIRARLQRIHEQTFVGPVRARLTGPSADVRASLAAAVVGGLLYSLWVVEDESLVTADRDDLIARYGALLQQALTEPTSHRRTAAPPR, from the coding sequence ATGGCCAGGCGTACGGGTGAGGCGACCCGTGAGGAGATTCGTGCCGCAGCGTCCCGTCTGTTCCGGGAGCGAGGTTTTGCACGAACCTCGGTTCGGGACATCGCCGCCCAGGCGGTGACGAACCCGGCACTGGTGATCCGCTACTTCGGCACCAAGGAGCTGCTGTTCCTCGACACCATGCGGTTCACCATCGACGACGAGCCGCTGCTCGACGTGCCCCTGGAGGAGTTCGGTGAGCGGTTCGTCGAGGTGCTGCTCGCCGACGACGACATCCGCGGGGTCTATCTGGCTCTGCTCCGGGGCAGCAACGAGCCGGAGATCCGGGCCCGGCTGCAGCGCATCCACGAGCAGACGTTCGTCGGTCCGGTGCGGGCCCGGCTCACCGGCCCGAGCGCCGACGTGCGGGCCTCGCTGGCGGCCGCGGTGGTCGGCGGTCTGCTCTACTCGCTCTGGGTGGTCGAGGACGAGAGCCTGGTGACCGCCGACCGGGACGACCTGATCGCCCGTTACGGCGCGCTGCTCCAGCAGGCCCTTACTGAACCGACCAGCCACCGTCGGACGGCAGCACCACCCCGTTGA
- a CDS encoding MoaD/ThiS family protein codes for MIRVILPPHLRTLAKVTGEVQVEVPGEVTQRHVLDAVEQRFPMLLGTMRDRGTGKRRALVRFFACEEDLSNEPPDAPLPDRVAAGEEPFLVVGAMAGG; via the coding sequence GTGATCCGGGTGATCCTCCCGCCGCACCTGCGCACTCTCGCGAAGGTGACCGGGGAGGTTCAGGTCGAGGTGCCGGGGGAGGTGACCCAGCGGCACGTCCTCGACGCCGTCGAACAGCGGTTCCCGATGCTCCTCGGCACCATGCGGGACCGGGGGACCGGGAAACGGCGGGCTCTGGTGCGTTTCTTCGCCTGCGAGGAGGACCTCTCCAACGAGCCGCCCGACGCGCCGCTGCCGGACCGGGTCGCGGCGGGCGAGGAGCCGTTCCTGGTGGTCGGGGCGATGGCCGGAGGCTGA
- a CDS encoding WD40/YVTN/BNR-like repeat-containing protein, with amino-acid sequence MSGVRLLVGTRKGLFVLTSDGRRADWTVDGPHFAGWEIYHANGSPVDPNRIYVSQSGGWFGQVIQRSDDGGATWAQVDHDFAYAGDVGDHLWYDGTPRPWEFKRIWHLEPSRTEADVVYAGGEDAALYKSTDGGHKWVELTGLRTHTSAPLWQPGAGGLCLHTILLDPVDPDRMFVAISAAGVFRTDDGGATWQPVNHGLQSEGIPDPDADVGHCVHRLAMHPTRPDTLFMQKHWDVMRTDDAGANWREISGNLPTDFGFPIAVHAHEPETIYVVPITSDQLHYVMDGKLRVYRSRTGGDEWEALTTGLPQEHCYVNVLRDAMAVDTLDECGIYFGTSAGQVYGSADSGDTWNTLVRDLPPVLSVEVQVLP; translated from the coding sequence ATGAGCGGTGTTCGATTGCTGGTCGGTACCCGGAAAGGCCTGTTCGTCCTGACCTCGGACGGCCGGCGCGCGGACTGGACGGTGGACGGCCCGCACTTCGCCGGCTGGGAGATCTACCACGCCAACGGCTCACCGGTGGACCCGAACCGGATCTACGTGTCGCAGTCCGGCGGCTGGTTCGGCCAGGTGATCCAGCGCTCCGACGACGGCGGGGCCACCTGGGCGCAGGTCGACCACGACTTCGCCTACGCCGGGGACGTCGGCGACCACCTCTGGTACGACGGCACTCCGCGCCCGTGGGAGTTCAAACGCATCTGGCACCTGGAACCGTCGCGGACCGAGGCCGACGTGGTCTACGCGGGCGGTGAGGACGCCGCCCTCTACAAGAGCACCGACGGCGGCCACAAATGGGTGGAACTGACCGGGCTGCGGACCCACACGTCCGCACCGCTCTGGCAGCCCGGTGCCGGTGGCCTGTGCCTGCACACGATCCTGCTGGACCCGGTGGACCCGGACCGGATGTTCGTGGCGATCTCGGCCGCCGGAGTGTTCCGCACCGACGACGGCGGGGCCACCTGGCAGCCGGTCAACCACGGCCTGCAGAGCGAGGGCATCCCCGACCCGGACGCCGACGTCGGCCACTGCGTGCACCGGCTCGCCATGCACCCGACCCGGCCGGACACCCTCTTCATGCAGAAACACTGGGACGTCATGCGCACCGACGACGCCGGAGCCAACTGGCGGGAGATCAGCGGAAACCTGCCGACCGACTTCGGCTTCCCGATTGCGGTGCACGCGCACGAACCGGAGACGATCTACGTCGTGCCGATCACCAGTGACCAACTGCACTACGTGATGGACGGGAAGTTGCGGGTCTACCGCAGCCGCACCGGCGGCGACGAGTGGGAGGCGCTCACCACCGGACTGCCGCAGGAGCACTGCTACGTCAACGTGCTGCGCGACGCGATGGCGGTGGACACCCTCGACGAGTGCGGGATCTACTTCGGCACCAGCGCCGGGCAGGTCTACGGGTCGGCCGACAGCGGGGACACCTGGAACACCCTGGTCCGTGACCTGCCGCCGGTGCTGTCGGTGGAAGTACAGGTGCTGCCGTGA
- a CDS encoding methyl-accepting chemotaxis protein yields the protein MRLFGSRAASPETVRPIPRDVEALEELVRKLDAGAGDEDGAWRITVESTVGFYKFGYGAVWVLDNAGRLQVRHECGPLVAQIQAAGRNDPGELVNRALRSRVPVFDEDPEAVNGCRRWQAAARSGMIAAAVLPVLKGSEVTGVLEYYSPTLFYADEARKEKFAAIVRMGERARTSAIAAAELRQVANDREAVTTVVTRLGQASDSQTTIKAALDAVRTAFGWAYGSFWAIDPELHVLKFQVESGSAGDEFRRVTLAATFAEGVGLSGRAWRARDLVFVRDLAELTDCVRAPAAQRAGVRSGVCFPIMSGDRVAGTMDFFTTEYIDLSESRAAALRNVQQLVSQRLDVVRGTERAAGNARDLLDTVDRLRNASQDATSVAEQAVTRASAMTAEVAALGQASNAIGDVIKIISSIAEQTNLLALNATIEAARAGESGKGFAVVAGEVKELARETAEATQKVADQIAGIQASAETVANGIHTTSETIGKMDAVQARMNDVLAEQAEMARALQG from the coding sequence GTGCGGTTGTTCGGTTCCCGGGCAGCGAGCCCGGAGACGGTGCGCCCCATCCCACGGGACGTGGAGGCGCTGGAGGAACTGGTCCGCAAGCTGGACGCCGGCGCCGGCGACGAGGACGGCGCCTGGCGGATCACGGTGGAGAGCACGGTCGGGTTCTACAAATTCGGGTACGGCGCGGTCTGGGTCCTGGACAACGCCGGCCGGCTGCAGGTGCGGCACGAGTGCGGTCCGCTGGTGGCACAGATCCAGGCGGCGGGCCGCAACGACCCGGGCGAGCTGGTGAACCGGGCGCTCCGGAGCCGGGTGCCGGTCTTCGACGAGGACCCGGAGGCCGTCAACGGCTGCCGGCGGTGGCAGGCGGCAGCCCGGTCCGGGATGATCGCCGCGGCGGTGCTTCCGGTGCTCAAGGGTAGCGAGGTGACCGGGGTCCTGGAGTACTACTCGCCGACCCTGTTCTACGCCGACGAGGCCCGCAAGGAGAAGTTCGCGGCCATCGTCCGGATGGGCGAGCGGGCCCGGACCAGCGCGATCGCCGCCGCCGAACTGCGCCAGGTGGCCAATGACCGGGAAGCGGTGACCACCGTCGTCACCCGGCTCGGGCAGGCCTCGGACAGTCAGACCACGATCAAGGCCGCGCTGGACGCGGTGCGCACCGCGTTCGGCTGGGCGTACGGCTCGTTCTGGGCGATCGACCCGGAGCTGCACGTGCTGAAGTTCCAGGTCGAATCGGGTTCGGCCGGTGACGAGTTCCGCCGGGTCACCCTCGCTGCCACGTTCGCCGAGGGGGTCGGTCTCTCCGGCCGTGCCTGGCGGGCCCGGGACCTGGTCTTCGTCCGTGACCTGGCGGAACTGACCGACTGCGTCCGGGCTCCGGCGGCCCAGCGGGCCGGGGTGCGGTCCGGCGTCTGCTTCCCGATCATGAGCGGGGACCGGGTGGCCGGCACGATGGACTTCTTCACCACCGAGTACATCGACCTGTCCGAGTCGCGGGCCGCCGCGCTGCGCAACGTGCAGCAGCTGGTGTCGCAGCGCCTCGACGTGGTCCGCGGCACCGAACGGGCCGCCGGTAACGCCCGGGACCTGCTGGACACCGTCGACCGGCTGCGCAACGCCAGCCAGGACGCGACCTCGGTGGCCGAGCAGGCGGTGACCCGCGCGTCGGCGATGACCGCCGAGGTGGCGGCCCTGGGCCAGGCGTCCAACGCGATCGGCGACGTCATCAAGATCATTTCCTCGATCGCCGAGCAGACCAACCTGCTCGCGCTCAACGCCACCATCGAGGCGGCCCGGGCCGGTGAGTCCGGCAAGGGCTTCGCGGTGGTCGCCGGTGAGGTCAAGGAGCTGGCCCGGGAGACCGCCGAGGCCACCCAGAAGGTCGCCGACCAGATCGCCGGCATCCAGGCCAGCGCGGAGACCGTCGCCAACGGCATCCACACCACCAGCGAGACGATCGGCAAGATGGACGCGGTCCAGGCGCGGATGAACGACGTACTGGCCGAGCAGGCCGAGATGGCCCGCGCCTTGCAGGGTTGA